Within Gilvibacter sp. SZ-19, the genomic segment TACAATTTGATCAAATTCAGGCTGCCCTATATTACTCAATAACACAAAATTGACCTGCCCTTTTACATTCTTTTTGTCGTGCAACATATAGCCTTGAATCTCCTCAATGGCCGCCTGGTCAAAAGCCACTTTGGGGTAATAACTCTTTACGATCGATTTGAGTTTTTGAAGCTCCTCCTCAGGAAATGAAAAACGTTCTCTAGAAAGAAAGGTTTCCATTACCAAACCAATCGCAATGGCTTCTCCGTGCAGTAGGTCTTCCATAGAATCGCTTTCTAAAGAATAAGTCTCTATAGCATGCCCAAGAGTGTGGCCAAAGTTTAAAACCTTGCGCAATCCTTTTTCGGTGGGGTCTTGTTTTACGACTTCATTCTTTATTACCACGGAATCGCGAATAAGGGTGTCGAGTCCCTCTAAAGTTTGCGGATCAAAATTCAGCACAGCACTCCAATAATCGGCATTGGAGATCAAACCGTGTTTTATGATTTCTGCAAAGCCGGAACGCATTTGTCGCTCGGGTAAAGTGGCGAGATAATCAATGTCTACACCAACCATGGCGCCATTATTTATAACTCCTATCTGATTTTTAAGCATTCCGTGATCTACTCCGGTCTTTCCTCCAACAGAGGCATCTACCATTGCCAGTAGGGAGGTGGGTAAATTGATATAAGATATACCTCGCTTGTAGATCGAGGCTACAAAACCGCCTAAGTCAGTGACTACGCCACCACCTAAATTGATCATCAACGCCTTTCTATCTGTAAGTAGATTGGAAAGTTCGTCGATAATAGAAACCGTCACTTCCATGGTTTTAAAAGCTTCTCCAGCCGGCATGACCAAAATGTTGGGTTCGGTATCAAATTCCAATTGCTCTAATAATAACGGCAGGCAATCCGCATAGGTGTTATCATCTGTTAAGATAACCACAGAGCTCGGATTGTTTTCGGCTAAATATGTCGATATTTCACTGTAAATCTGTTGGTTGAAATAGATGGGAGCGGCTCCTGATGTAATGGCTTGCATCCTGTTTTTTCTTTACTGCCAAATTAGCGGTTTTCCGGCAAATAGCGACCAAATCTAATTATATTTGTAGGTCGAAATTTTATAAATATGCCTACCGAAAAGATCTTTGAGAATACCGAAGTGGCTTTTGCTCTTAAATCCGATTCCGAATTGGAGCGCGCGTATTTCTTATTTAAAATGATTGCAAGTGAGCCGCTTGTAAAAATTGGTACAGCAGCCACAAAGTTTGCGCTGAACATCAATCTGCCAGTTGAGGGGCTGATACGCTCTACGGTGTTCGATCATTTCTGCGGAGGCGTGAACGAAGAAGACTGTCTTCCTACTGTTGATAAGCTCTATGAAGCTGGTGTTCATGCAGTATTGGATTATTCTGTTGAGGGCAAGGAGACCCAAGCGCAATTCGATAAGACCTTAGCCAAGGTAAATGAACTCACAGCTTTTGCAGATGAGAAGGACGCTATGCCGTTTTCTGTTTTTAAGCCTACAGGTTTAGGGCGTTTTAAGATCTGGCAAAAGAAGTCCGCGGGTGATGCTTTAAGTGCAGAAGAGCAAGCCGAATGGGATGCCATAGTTGTCCGTTATGAGTCGGCTTGTCAAAAAGCTGTAGCACATGATGTAGCCTTACTTATCGATGGAGAAGAATCTTGGATGCAAGATGCTGCAGATGAGTTAGTAACTCAAATGATGCAGAAATACAATAAAGAGAAGCCGCTCATATTCAACACCCTGCAGTGCTACCGTTGGGACCGCTTGGATTATTTGAAGGAATTGCATTTGGAGGCTCGGGCCAAAGGATACAAGCTGGCCTTTAAAATTGTCCGTGGGGCCTATATGGAGAAAGAGAATGATCGTGCTGAGGAACTAGGTTATCCAAGTCCAATTTGCGCCAGCAAAGCGCAAACAGATGCTACTTTTAATGACACGCTGCGATACATCTTGCAAAACCTAGATGATATTGCAGTCTTTATCGGTTCTCATAATGAAGAGAGTTGTTATCTGGCCATGGACCTCATGCAGGAATACGGAATTGCTAAAAACGATCCAAGAGTATGGTTTGGTCAGTTGTTTGGCATGAGTGATCATATTTCTTATAACCTTGCGGCTGCTGGCTATAACGTAGCTAAGTACATTCCTTTTGGGCCGGTAAAAGATGTTATGCCATATTTGATCCGCAGGGCAGAGGAGAATACGTCTGTTGCTGGCCAGACCTCAAGAGAACTTTCCTTGCTAAAAGGGGAGAAGCAGCGCAGAAAACTTTAATTATCTACGTATTTCGTGAAATCGGTAATTAAAGCCGTAGAATCACAATTCTTTACTTGCATTAAATAACGCTGATCGTCCCTAGCCCGACCGCGGATGACGTATTGCTTACAGCTGTCGTTTATTTTAATATTGCTATCGCGGAAGAGCACTTTTCCGTTTCGTAAGAACTGACTCACCACTGCAGTGTCTAAGCCATGGTTACTCATGCCTTGTAGTGCTGTTGCACTAATTTCAGGATGTTTAATGCGAATATTCTTTAGCACTCGGGCATTTGGTCCATAAGCGCAAGAGGCGTTCTTTCCACCTAAGAAAAACATCAGCAGAAAAACACCTACGCTGAATCCTCCAAAAAAGTAGGCAAAGCGTTTTACACGGGTCATATTAAAAGATAAGAAGATTGATATCGCTGTATTTCATGTCGAACCAGTCTGCAACAGACTTATTGGTTAAAATACCGCGGTAAAAATACAACCCATTTTTCAATCCGGAATCAAAGCGGATGGCATTTTCCAGTCCTCCGGATTCACCCATTTGCAAAAGGTAGGGCGTGAATATGTTACTGATACTTATAGAAGATGTTTTAGGGTATCTGGCTGGAATATTGGGCACTCCGTAATGGATCACCCCTTCTTGTATCACTGTGGGTTTATCGTGATTGGTAACCTCGCTGGTCTCAAAGCAGCCTCCCATGTCTATACTGACATCAATGATCACGGCCCCTTTTTTCATGGCCGCCACCATATCTCTGTTAACTACCACAGGAGATCGGTTCTTTCCGCGTACCGCACCAATAGCTACATCGCAGCGTTTAAGCGCCTTAAGCAAATACTTTGGTTGTACGGTAGAGGTGTATAAGGTGCGCCCCAAGTTAGTCTGTAAGAGCCGTAGACGCGTTAGTGAATTGTCGAATACTTTCACATTGGCGCCAAGCCCAATAGCAGATCGTGCAGCAAATTCACCTACAGTACCGGCACCTATTACCACAACTTCTACCGGGGGGACACCGCTGATGTTACCGAACATCATTCCGTTGCCTTGTTTGTCGTTGGCCATGATCTCTGAGGCTATCAAAACGGAGGCTGTGCCAGCGATCTCGCTCAACGCCCTAACTGCTGGATATGCTCCATCCTGATCTTTGATGAATTCAAATGCCAGGGCTGTTATTTTCTTTTTTGCTAAGGCTTTGAAATAGCTTGCCTGTTGTGTTTTAAGCTGAAGCGCCGAGATGATGGTTGTGTTTGGGTTGATCATTTCGAGCTCGTCTAGAGTAGGGGGCTCAACTTTTAAAATGATAGGGCAGCCAAACACCTTCTTTGTGTCTGTGGTAATTGTTGCTCCGGCTTCTGAATAATCTTTGTCTGAAAAACTAGCTTGAGCACCGGCTTTAGACTCTATGAGTACTTTATGACCGTTGGAGACGAGAGCTCCTACAGCATCTGGGGTTAAGCAAATTCTGCGTTCTTGGAAGTAAACCTCCTTGGGGATACCAATAAAAAGCTCGCCGTGTTCTTGGGCGATCTCTAATTTTTCTTCTTGTGGTAAAAGTTCGGCCTTGGTAAAGGGCGATAGCTGCTCAGCCATGATTGGGTGTTTAGTCTAACCCAAGATACAATAAATATAAAGCAAGTTCCAAATAGGGGAGTCCTAGCGAAAAAGGTCTTTGATTTGACCCCAAAGTGTTTTTTCTTGAGCCAGTTCTTCTTCGAATGATTGGAGGTCATTGCCTCGTATTGAATTAAATAATTTAGCCCGAACTAGATAAACAGCAGGAACTATCACAGCCATTAAAGGAATAATATAAGCCAGTTCTAGTTCATCAACATTACCATTGCTTTGTCGAAGGATTCCCCATAGCTGGAAAGAGTACATGGCAATTGGCACCAAGATTATCCAGTGCCACCAGTGTTTGCAGGTAAAGAACCAAAGTAAAAATAAAGAGAGAGGAACAACTTTACTTACCAAAAACCAAGCATAGTTAAACCAACTATTATACTCAGTATGAAGGGTAAATAAAGAAGTTTCCCAGACTTGAGAGTCGCCTGGGAAATTTCTATATGAATAAAACAGGAACGGAGTCGATGCGATAAATATCACAATCAAGCTCCCAATAAACAGGGATTTCTTACCCGTTGACTGGAACTTCGATTTCTCGCGGATCGACTTGTTGTTCTGTTTGTTCATCTTCAATGCTTTCAGGTGTACATGAGGTCATTAGACCAAACCCAAATAATGCAACGATCAATAGATACTTTGTAGCTTTCATTTTCTGTTTCTTTGTGAGGTTAATAGTACAAACCTAGTTCATTAAAACAGAAGTTTTCGAACTATTATCACCTTAACTTAGCTGGTCATACTTTTTTCTAGCAGTCTGGCTAAGCCAAATGAAGGCAATTTCGCACGAAAAATAAGCTATGTATTTTTTTGTCCTACAAATGATCGCTTAATTAAGTAGGTTCCTTGATCGTTCGTTCACTTTTTAGATTTAGGGTTCTTGTATTATCTGCATTACGGCTAAACCGTAAAATGTTCCTTTCTTGATCTAAAAGATGTTCCACCTTTTCCGGCCATTCAATAAAAACCCAATTACCACTGTCTAAATATTCCGTGAAGCCTAGCATTTCTGCCTCTTCAGCGGATTTTAGCCGATAACAATCAAAGTGGTATATCGGACCAATTTTGGACGAATATTCGTGAACTAATGCATAGGTAGGACTGCTAATTTGGTCCTCAACCCCCAACTCCTTCATTATAGCCTTCAACAGGGTAGTCTTTCCTACTCCAAGCTCACCGTACAACAGTACGATCCGGCCTTTGAGATGCACAGTTACTTGTTTGGCAACTGCGGTAACATCTTCTAAATTGTACGTAAAATCTGTCATTTGCTATTTACGAACTTTACAAATGTAATAAATTATCGATTATATCAAAATTTTATCGATTAAATGTAACCTGCTGTAAGAAAAATAGAATTCGCTATTACGGCTAATATATATAGCATCTGATTATCAGTAGTTTACGATCAAATCGATTATAAGCAAATTTAATAAAAAATGCGATGAAGAAAATGTCGCGTTCGTAGTTACTCCCCTATTAGTACTAAAATGCAAGACGACACTTTTTCATCGCAGTTCAAACTTATGATCAAAATGTCAGCCATAAAAATGATAACTGCACAGATTTATGAATAGAAGATTCTATCACTATAGTTTTAATAGATGGACTACTTAAAAACGGTACAGATTTATGAATTTACACTATTCACAATTTTTTGGAATGAAATTTTAAACTAGTTTCAATGAAACTATACTAGACTATGAAGCACATCGTATTTGTCGTTTTGTTTTTATCTGTTTGCAATTTGGTGAATTCTCAAACTCCAGAATTAATTCTTAGCGAGCTAACAGAAGAAGAATTATTAGTGGTTATTGATAGCACGGAAAACATAGAATTGGCTAAAAAAGCATCGCTACTATACTTAAGTATTGGTAAAATGAAAAAAGACACGATTAAAATTGCTCGTGGATTTGATCGCTTAGCAAGGCTTGGAAGTGCCAACTTAAATCTACAATATGCGGACTCAATAATTCGTTTTACGCATCATTTAAATAATATAACATATCCTGGCCAGGCATATTTGATAAAGGCTCATAACTTAAAATCGATTAATTCTGTAGATGCGGCAATTGACAATTTAATTATTGCATACTACATGGCAACAGAGAGAGGGAATGTTTCTCATGAGGCATATGCTATGCATACATTAATTCACTTCAAAACTTATTGGGGAGATCCAAATGAAGCCTTATCACTCCAGAATAAATTTGATTTAAGATTGAAATCACCCGAGTTTAAACAAGAACTAGCAAAGTCTTTCCGTGTTAAGGACGAACGAGCTATAAATAATTACTATGAATCTTTGTTACTTGAGTCAGGCCTTAATAAGGCGACTTGCTTAATAGAGATAGGTGAATTCGACAAAGCTTACGAAATCATAAATGCTAAATTGTCGAATTTCAATCCAAATTTGTATCCGAGCGTGTACCTATACCTTTTAGAGGCAAAGATGGAGAGCCTTTATTATTCGAATCGATTCAATGAGGTTTTAACTACAATTGATGAGATAAGTGAGAAAAAGAAACAATTCTATCCGACTGCTGAATTAAAAAATCCGAATGTTCTCTTTTTTTATGGAATGACGAACTACAAGATGAATAAGATTGGTAAGGCAGTCAATGCATTTGCCTCGGCGGATTCTATTTATAATGCCAAAAACAACCTTTATTTTGCTAAACACCGTGAAATGTATCCAATTCTTGTGAATCACTATAAAAATGAGTTGAAAATTGACAAACAACTATATTATTTGAATCAGCAATTAAAGATGGATAGCGTTATAATCAGTTCATACTTAAACGTAGACCCAAGATTAATAGATGATTTCGAAACCCCCTTACTCTTAGCCGAAAAGGAAAAACTTATCGCCCAGTTGGAATGGGAGCAAGGTAAAGAGAAGCGCAAACAGCTTTTCACAGTAGGCTTATTGTTCCTAAGCCTGGGGGCTGGATTTTATTATTTCTGGAAACAAAACCAATATAAAAAGCGTTTTCAAGCGTTAATAAAAAACGGCTTAGAAGATCAACAAGAACTCAAGACAGATCAAAGGCGAAACGATATCTCTGCCGCCATAGTAGAAGACATACTTCAAAAACTGGAGCGCTTTGAAAGCAAACATCAATTTACCAGAAAAGATACCTCTTTACAGAGTGTGGCTAAGCGTTTTAATACCAATTCATCGTATTTGTCCAAGGTGGTAAACCTTAAAAAGGATAAAAATTTCTCTCAATACATCAGTGAATTGCGAATAGCTTATGCAGTAGATCAGCTTAAGAATAATCCACGCTTCAGAAAATACACCATAAAGGCCATTGCAGAAGAGGTTGGTTTTGGAAATGCCCAATCATTCTCAAAGGCATTCTATTCTAGAACAGGGATACAGCCGTCCTATTTTATAAGAAACCTCAATAAGCAAAAACAAAACGATTTTATCGCGGATTCAATACCGCAAACGGAATGATCATCTCTTCCAGAGATACACCGCCGTGCTGGTAGGTATTTCTGTAATAGCTTACATAATGGTTGTAATTGTTGGGATAAGCAAAAAACAGATCCCCCTTGGCAAAGATGAACGAGCTACTCATATTAATAGCCGGTAGGTGAATGGACTTAGGGTCTTTAGCCGCCAAGACATCTTTATCCTCATAGGTTAAACTTCTTCCTGTTTTATAACGTAAGTTCAAACTGGTGTTCTTGTCGCCAATCACCTTAGAAGGGTTCTTTACATTAATGGTTCCGTGATCTGTAGTGATTATCAGTTTAAAGCCCATTTGTGCTGCCTGTTGAATGATCTCCAACAGCGGGCTGTTCTTAAACCAGCTCTGCGTCAATGAACGATACGATTTATCATTAGATGCCAATTCTTTAATCACTTCCATTTCTGTTTTGGAGTGCGAAAGCATATCTACAAAATTGTACACCACCACGGTGAGATCGTTGTTCTTTTGCGACCTAAAATTATCTACCAAGCGTTTACCTTGTTTTAAACTGGAGATCTTATGGTATTCCCACTTGATATCTAGTCCTAAACGATTCAATTGAGCTCCAAGGAAATCGTGCTCGTGCATGTTCTTTCCACCATCATCGGTGTCGTTGAGCCACCAGTCCTTGTGCAGGCGTTCCATCTCACTCGGCATTAATCCAGAAAATATGGCGTTTCGCGCGTATTGTGTAGCAGTAGGTAAAATGCTGTAGAAGGCCTTTTCCTTTTCTTTTTTATACGCATTAGATACGATCGGTTCAAAAGCCTTCCATTGGTCATAGCGCAAATTGTCTACTACAACCAAAAGCGTGGGTTTATCGCCCAATTCAGGCTGAATCCATTCTTTAAATAAGTTGTGCGACATCACTGGAGCCTGATCTGTATTGTTAAACCAATCCGAATAGTGTTTGTCGATAAATTTGCAGAACTGGGTGTTGGCTTCGATCTTTTGCGATTCCAAGATCTCGAACATGCCGGAATCTTCTATATCTTCTAATTGCAATTCCCAATAGATCAGACGTTGATAAAGATCTACCCACTCCTGATGCGAATTGACCATAGAGAGGTCCATAGCGATCTTTCTAAACTCTTGTTGATAGTCAGAAGTGGTCTTCTCAGAGACCAGACGACTGTGATCTAGATTCTTTTTAAGGCTGAGTAGAATCTGATTTGGATTCACCGGTTTGATGAGATAATCGGCGATCTTAGCGCCAATGGCCTCTTCCATAATATATTCCTCTTCACTCTTGGTTATCATAACAACCGGTAGCGTAGCTTGCTTCTCTTTGATCTCTGCAAGCGTCTCCAAACCTGTAAGGCCAGGCATGTTCTCGTCTAAAAAGACAATGTCAAATTGCTGCTTGTCTATCTCTTCCAAAGCTTCCGTACCGCTTTGGGCTGTTGTCACAGCATAATTTTTTTGTTCCAGAAAAAGAATGTGAGGTTTAAGTAAATCGATCTCATCATCGACCCACAGTACTTTTATGTCACTCATATATGTATCTTTGCTTTTGAGGCTTAATTGAAAGGTTTGAATACCCGTAAGAAACTTACTCTCTTTAACGATCCAATTTACGGATTTATTACCATCCCAAATGCGTTGGTCTTTGACCTTATAGAGCACACCTATTTCCAGCGCTTGCGCAGAATTACGCAGATGGGTATGTCATATTTGGTTTTTCCCGGAGCGCATCACACGCGCTTTCACCACGCTTTGGGCTGCATGCACCTTATGCAGAAGGCGGTACAAGTACTTCGCTATAAGGACATTGTGATTTCTAAGGAGGAAGAAGAGGCGCTTTACGTAGCTATTTTGTTACACGATATAGGACACGGGCCTTTTTCACACGCTTTAGAACATAGTCTTGTCACTGGGGTGGATCACGAGCAGATTTCATTGCAATTTATGGAAGCGCTCAACAAAAACTTTAACGAGAGATTAACGTTGGCTATCTCTATATTCAATGACAGCTATCCCAGAAAGTTCTTACATCAATTGGTTTCTGGACAGTTAGACATGGACCGTCTGGACTACCTGAAGCGCGACAGTTTTTATACGGGAGCCTCAGAAGGAAACATTAATAGCGAGCGTCTTATAAGTATGCTCAATGTTGCCAACGATCAATTGGTAGTAGAATCCAAGGCCATTTATTCTGTTGAGAAGTTTTTAGTGGCCAGAAGACTTATGTATTGGTCGGTTTATCTACATAAAACAGGCTTGGCAGCAGAGCAGGTGCTAATACGTGTCTTACAGCGTGCTAAAGAATTGATCGCTCAAGGAGATAGTTTACAAGCCAGCGAACCTCTGATGTTCTTTTTAAAACGAGAATCCGAAGTGTTCGATCAGACAGCGCTGAAGCATTTTGCCCGTTTGGACGACCACGATATTATACAGGCATTGAAAGGGTGGTGCGACCACAGCGATAGTATTTTGTCCAAACTGTCTAATATGATCTTGGACAGAGATCTTCCTAAAGTAAAACTCAAGAATAAAAAACCAACCTCTGCACAGGTTGACAAACACAAGGAGAAGGTTAGTAAAGCCCTTGGTATACCTATGGATCAGACCCATTATTTTGTGTTCGAAGGACAAGTGACCAACCGGGCTTATCGCAACGATACTCAAAATATAAATCTATTGAGTAAAAACGGAAAACTTACGGATGTAGCTGGTGCAAGCGATCAGCTAAATTTAAAGGCCTTGACCCGAGAAGTCACCAAACACTATCTGTGTTATCCCAAAGGAAAACATTATTAATTTTTTCTATTTTTGCATCAATTGAAAGCGCAGGATGAGCAACCCAAACCACGCACTAGACAGAGCCGAGCGGCCTCTTCCACAAGCACTTAGAGAACTATGAAATTCACAGCAACGCAAATAGCGGGCATACTGGAAGGGGAAATAGAAGGTAATCCTGACGTAGAAGTGTCAAAACTCGCAAAGATCGAGGAAGGCTCTCCAGGGAGTTTAACCTTTTTATCGAATCCGAAGTATACTTCTTTTATATACAAGACGCAGGCGTCTATCACCATTGTGAACAAGGATTTTAAAGCCGAAGACAGCTTAGATACTACCTTGATCCGCGTAGAGGATGCTTATAAAGCGTTCTCCACCTTATTAGAATATTACAATCAGGTCAAAATGAACAAGACAGGAATAGAACAACCTGTGTTCATTGCAGACAGCGCCAAATACGGTGAAAACCTTTATATGGGAGCTTTCTCGTATCTCGGAGAAAATGTTTCTATTGGTGACAACGTTAAGATCTATCCCAACGTATATATAGGAGACAATGTCCAGATAGGTGATAACTGTGTTGTTTTTGCCGGAGCTAAGATCTATTCAGAATCAGTAATAGGCAATCACTGTGTGATTCATTCTGGTGCCATTGTTGGTGCCGATGGTTTCGGTTTTACACCCAATGAAAAAGGTGAATATCAAAAAGTACCACAAACCGGAAACGTGATCATTGAAGATCATGTGGATGTCGGTGCCGGAACTACTATAGATCGAGCCACATTAGGTTCTACCATTATTCGCCGCGGAGTTAAACTGGATAATCAGATCCAAATTGCTCACAATGTCGAGATCGGTGAAAACACGGCTATCGCTGCCCAGTCTGGAGTAGCTGGCTCTACCAAGATAGGCAAGAACTGTTTGATAGGTGGCCAGGTTGGAATAGTTGGTCACGTAACTATTGGAAACAATGTGCGTATTCAGGCACAGAGTGGTATCGGCAGAAATGTAAAAGACAATGAAGTGTTGCAAGGTTCACCAGCCCTTAATTATGGCGATTACAATAAGAGCTACGTACACTTTAAAAATCTTCCTAAAATAATAGATCGTTTTAACGCTATTGAAAAAAACCAAGACAATGAGTGAAACTGGCGCCAAACAACGCACCATAGAAAAGGAAGTATCGCTTAAAGGTGTGGGATTACACACCGGAAAAAACGTAACACTTACATTTAAACCAGCTCCGGAAAATCACGGCTACGCTTTTGTAAGAGCGGACCTTGAGGGTACACCGACCATAGAGGCAGACGCCAACTATGTGGTCAATACCCAACGCGGAACCAACTTGGAGAAATTAGGTGTAAAGATCCAGACCTCGGAGCACGTTTTAGCTGCTTTGGTTGGTATGGAAGTAGATAATTGCATCATTGAATTAGATGCTTCGGAACCTCCAATCATGGACGGTTCTTCAAAGTTCTTTGTAGAGGCCATTGAAAAGGCTGGAATCAAGGAGCAGGATGCCATGAGAGAAGAATACGTGGTCAAGGATGTGATCTCTTACAGCGACC encodes:
- a CDS encoding response regulator, giving the protein MSDIKVLWVDDEIDLLKPHILFLEQKNYAVTTAQSGTEALEEIDKQQFDIVFLDENMPGLTGLETLAEIKEKQATLPVVMITKSEEEYIMEEAIGAKIADYLIKPVNPNQILLSLKKNLDHSRLVSEKTTSDYQQEFRKIAMDLSMVNSHQEWVDLYQRLIYWELQLEDIEDSGMFEILESQKIEANTQFCKFIDKHYSDWFNNTDQAPVMSHNLFKEWIQPELGDKPTLLVVVDNLRYDQWKAFEPIVSNAYKKEKEKAFYSILPTATQYARNAIFSGLMPSEMERLHKDWWLNDTDDGGKNMHEHDFLGAQLNRLGLDIKWEYHKISSLKQGKRLVDNFRSQKNNDLTVVVYNFVDMLSHSKTEMEVIKELASNDKSYRSLTQSWFKNSPLLEIIQQAAQMGFKLIITTDHGTINVKNPSKVIGDKNTSLNLRYKTGRSLTYEDKDVLAAKDPKSIHLPAINMSSSFIFAKGDLFFAYPNNYNHYVSYYRNTYQHGGVSLEEMIIPFAVLNPR
- a CDS encoding proline dehydrogenase family protein; this encodes MPTEKIFENTEVAFALKSDSELERAYFLFKMIASEPLVKIGTAATKFALNINLPVEGLIRSTVFDHFCGGVNEEDCLPTVDKLYEAGVHAVLDYSVEGKETQAQFDKTLAKVNELTAFADEKDAMPFSVFKPTGLGRFKIWQKKSAGDALSAEEQAEWDAIVVRYESACQKAVAHDVALLIDGEESWMQDAADELVTQMMQKYNKEKPLIFNTLQCYRWDRLDYLKELHLEARAKGYKLAFKIVRGAYMEKENDRAEELGYPSPICASKAQTDATFNDTLRYILQNLDDIAVFIGSHNEESCYLAMDLMQEYGIAKNDPRVWFGQLFGMSDHISYNLAAAGYNVAKYIPFGPVKDVMPYLIRRAEENTSVAGQTSRELSLLKGEKQRRKL
- a CDS encoding alanine dehydrogenase; its protein translation is MAEQLSPFTKAELLPQEEKLEIAQEHGELFIGIPKEVYFQERRICLTPDAVGALVSNGHKVLIESKAGAQASFSDKDYSEAGATITTDTKKVFGCPIILKVEPPTLDELEMINPNTTIISALQLKTQQASYFKALAKKKITALAFEFIKDQDGAYPAVRALSEIAGTASVLIASEIMANDKQGNGMMFGNISGVPPVEVVVIGAGTVGEFAARSAIGLGANVKVFDNSLTRLRLLQTNLGRTLYTSTVQPKYLLKALKRCDVAIGAVRGKNRSPVVVNRDMVAAMKKGAVIIDVSIDMGGCFETSEVTNHDKPTVIQEGVIHYGVPNIPARYPKTSSISISNIFTPYLLQMGESGGLENAIRFDSGLKNGLYFYRGILTNKSVADWFDMKYSDINLLIF
- the lpxD gene encoding UDP-3-O-(3-hydroxymyristoyl)glucosamine N-acyltransferase encodes the protein MKFTATQIAGILEGEIEGNPDVEVSKLAKIEEGSPGSLTFLSNPKYTSFIYKTQASITIVNKDFKAEDSLDTTLIRVEDAYKAFSTLLEYYNQVKMNKTGIEQPVFIADSAKYGENLYMGAFSYLGENVSIGDNVKIYPNVYIGDNVQIGDNCVVFAGAKIYSESVIGNHCVIHSGAIVGADGFGFTPNEKGEYQKVPQTGNVIIEDHVDVGAGTTIDRATLGSTIIRRGVKLDNQIQIAHNVEIGENTAIAAQSGVAGSTKIGKNCLIGGQVGIVGHVTIGNNVRIQAQSGIGRNVKDNEVLQGSPALNYGDYNKSYVHFKNLPKIIDRFNAIEKNQDNE
- the aroB gene encoding 3-dehydroquinate synthase, whose amino-acid sequence is MQAITSGAAPIYFNQQIYSEISTYLAENNPSSVVILTDDNTYADCLPLLLEQLEFDTEPNILVMPAGEAFKTMEVTVSIIDELSNLLTDRKALMINLGGGVVTDLGGFVASIYKRGISYINLPTSLLAMVDASVGGKTGVDHGMLKNQIGVINNGAMVGVDIDYLATLPERQMRSGFAEIIKHGLISNADYWSAVLNFDPQTLEGLDTLIRDSVVIKNEVVKQDPTEKGLRKVLNFGHTLGHAIETYSLESDSMEDLLHGEAIAIGLVMETFLSRERFSFPEEELQKLKSIVKSYYPKVAFDQAAIEEIQGYMLHDKKNVKGQVNFVLLSNIGQPEFDQIVDNDLINKAFEFYMKEM
- a CDS encoding AraC family transcriptional regulator, with product MKHIVFVVLFLSVCNLVNSQTPELILSELTEEELLVVIDSTENIELAKKASLLYLSIGKMKKDTIKIARGFDRLARLGSANLNLQYADSIIRFTHHLNNITYPGQAYLIKAHNLKSINSVDAAIDNLIIAYYMATERGNVSHEAYAMHTLIHFKTYWGDPNEALSLQNKFDLRLKSPEFKQELAKSFRVKDERAINNYYESLLLESGLNKATCLIEIGEFDKAYEIINAKLSNFNPNLYPSVYLYLLEAKMESLYYSNRFNEVLTTIDEISEKKKQFYPTAELKNPNVLFFYGMTNYKMNKIGKAVNAFASADSIYNAKNNLYFAKHREMYPILVNHYKNELKIDKQLYYLNQQLKMDSVIISSYLNVDPRLIDDFETPLLLAEKEKLIAQLEWEQGKEKRKQLFTVGLLFLSLGAGFYYFWKQNQYKKRFQALIKNGLEDQQELKTDQRRNDISAAIVEDILQKLERFESKHQFTRKDTSLQSVAKRFNTNSSYLSKVVNLKKDKNFSQYISELRIAYAVDQLKNNPRFRKYTIKAIAEEVGFGNAQSFSKAFYSRTGIQPSYFIRNLNKQKQNDFIADSIPQTE
- the tsaE gene encoding tRNA (adenosine(37)-N6)-threonylcarbamoyltransferase complex ATPase subunit type 1 TsaE, which produces MTDFTYNLEDVTAVAKQVTVHLKGRIVLLYGELGVGKTTLLKAIMKELGVEDQISSPTYALVHEYSSKIGPIYHFDCYRLKSAEEAEMLGFTEYLDSGNWVFIEWPEKVEHLLDQERNILRFSRNADNTRTLNLKSERTIKEPT
- a CDS encoding DUF4258 domain-containing protein, whose amino-acid sequence is MTRVKRFAYFFGGFSVGVFLLMFFLGGKNASCAYGPNARVLKNIRIKHPEISATALQGMSNHGLDTAVVSQFLRNGKVLFRDSNIKINDSCKQYVIRGRARDDQRYLMQVKNCDSTALITDFTKYVDN
- a CDS encoding HD domain-containing protein, with protein sequence MNTRKKLTLFNDPIYGFITIPNALVFDLIEHTYFQRLRRITQMGMSYLVFPGAHHTRFHHALGCMHLMQKAVQVLRYKDIVISKEEEEALYVAILLHDIGHGPFSHALEHSLVTGVDHEQISLQFMEALNKNFNERLTLAISIFNDSYPRKFLHQLVSGQLDMDRLDYLKRDSFYTGASEGNINSERLISMLNVANDQLVVESKAIYSVEKFLVARRLMYWSVYLHKTGLAAEQVLIRVLQRAKELIAQGDSLQASEPLMFFLKRESEVFDQTALKHFARLDDHDIIQALKGWCDHSDSILSKLSNMILDRDLPKVKLKNKKPTSAQVDKHKEKVSKALGIPMDQTHYFVFEGQVTNRAYRNDTQNINLLSKNGKLTDVAGASDQLNLKALTREVTKHYLCYPKGKHY